CGCGGTGCCCAGCCAATCATATGATAATCATCAGGCGTTTCCAATTGAACAGCTAAAACAGTCGCAGGATTATTCAGTTCAATGGCGACACGAAGCTGCGTCCCTTCCGAAAGTGTTGCTAATCTTTGCTGTGATGGTTCATTAACATGTCGCCATCCATGAACAAAAAATCGAGAAGTAAATCCCCCATTTTTGTGTCGCTCGATCTTGGGAAAAACCTCCAGATTATCCGTCTGCCGCTCACCACCGGTCAAAGCCAGAATTTCAAGTGGATCGGCATGATCAGGATCAAGCCCTAGCTGCCGGATATATTCCTTAAAGTCTTCTCTGCCCTCCCCCATAATTCGATTTTTGAATAAAGGGAAAAGCTCCGAAGACTTGTAAACCTTATGAAAGTCAGGAAACGAATCAAGCGGTTGTAAGCCCGCTTGATTCTTGGCAATTTCCGCACCCTGTGTATAACTGAACTTGTAATGAGACCTTGAACTATCGGCGTCGAGACGGCCGATGGGGTACCACGCACGACTATGAGTCGTATCCTGCCATGCCACAAAAAGTGTTTTCACAACTGTACCTCTTTGAGTTTTCCAAGAGTTGTTGCCAACATCCGACAACAAAATTCTTTAGCCGATTCACTCATCCACTCGGATGGCACACGGTAGACTATAGCACACACATTTCATCTTCATTGAGAAATGCGATCTGCCTAAAAATATGGGCAAAATAGTCGGGATATTTTTCAGCCGCTTTAATGGCGAGGCTCAATGGATTTTCGCCTCTCTGATCGTTCTTATCAAAATAAATACCACCATGGCCTTTACCAACATAGCGATCAATTCCACCGGGAGAAGCTAATATCATCTTGCATCGGTCCTCAAGCAATTCCCTGCCCAGTGACGAGGCATGATCGAATGTTGACGCCACAGAATGCCGGGTCTTCCCTTTTGGGTCGAGAACCCGCAACAATCCCCAGTTGTCGTGATGGCGGTCGGTATTGCAAATCAGACCGTCAAAAACGATGAAGCTCGCCAGCGTACGGAGTTGCCGAGTCCTTAACCTTGGCGGAAACACTTGTTCAACAGCAGCGATGATATTTTCCAGACAATGATCGCGTTGTCCCCATTGTTTCGATTTCTTATACTTGTGTACTCGGCCAACGAGAATTTCACTGCCGTGGATCAACTCGAAACCTTTTGTCGTCTCGACGAACGACCGGGACGCACAGCCCCGCTTGCCCATAAAAGCTGCCAATTCGACACGTGCGGCAGAGATACGCAAAAGAATAGCGAGCTCGGCAGCAATCTTCTCGGACCAGTCTTCACC
This window of the Desulfuromonadaceae bacterium genome carries:
- a CDS encoding HipA domain-containing protein, with translation MSSATEPFQIMQLHADSPEVIEQLGSKRKFWFRVQGDVQPWLFKYTRENTGEDWSEKIAAELAILLRISAARVELAAFMGKRGCASRSFVETTKGFELIHGSEILVGRVHKYKKSKQWGQRDHCLENIIAAVEQVFPPRLRTRQLRTLASFIVFDGLICNTDRHHDNWGLLRVLDPKGKTRHSVASTFDHASSLGRELLEDRCKMILASPGGIDRYVGKGHGGIYFDKNDQRGENPLSLAIKAAEKYPDYFAHIFRQIAFLNEDEMCVL